The sequence GTCAGCACGTCCTCGTCGGTCGAGGGCGTGCCCCCGGCGGTCTTGCGTATCACCGGCATGCCCAGCTTGCCGAACAGGATCTCCTGGATCTGCTTCGGCGAGTTGAGGTTGAAGGGCTGTCCCGCAGCTTCGTGCGCGCGCCGCTCCACGTCGAGCAGCTTGATGCCGAGTTCGTTGCTCTGGCGATTGAGCAGTTGCACGTCGACCAGCACCCCGGTGCGCTCCACCGTCTGCAGAACGCGCGCGACCGGGATCTCGATCTCGCGGTACAGCCGGTCGATCGGTTCGATCGCGGCCACCTGGGGATAGAGCACATGGTGCAGCCGCAGCGTGATGTCGGCGTCCTCCGCCGCGTACTCGGTCGCGCGTTCGATCGACACTTCCGCGAAGCCGATCTGCTTCGCGCCCTTGCCGGCCACCTGCTCGTAGGTGATCGTCGTCTCGCCGAGGTGGCGCAGCGCGAGGTCGTCCATGTCGTGCCGGCGGTGGCTCTCGAGCACGTACGACTGGAGCAGCGTGTCGTGCGCGATGCCGGCGAGCTGCACGCCGTGGTTCGCGAAGATGTGCGCGTCGTACTTCAGGTTCTGGCCGACCTTCGGGAAGGCGTCGCCCTCCAGCCAGTGGCGCAGCCGGGCGAGCACGTGCTCGCGGGCGAGCTGGTCGGGTGCGCCCGGGTAGCGGTGGCCGACCGGGACATAGCAGGCAACGCCGGGCGCGGTCGACAGCGAGATGCCGACCAGCTCCGCGTTCATCGGTTCGAGGCTGGTGGTCTCGGTATCCACTGCGGTCAGCGGCGCGGCTTCGATGCGCGCGATCCACGCATCCAGCCGCTCGTCGGTGGTGACGCATTCGTAGTGCCGCTCGATCGATGCGGCCTGCGGGATCGGTGCCGGGTCGTGCGCCCACTGTCGTGCCGGCAGGCGCTGCGCGGCGGTAGCGGTATCCGAGCCCTTCAGGTTGCCGCCGTTCGCCTCCGGATGGCGCGCGGCCTTGACCTCGGCCAGCCAGCTCTTGAACTCGAACCGTTCGAACAGTTCGGCGAGTTTGGCGTCGTCGGGATCGACAGGTGCCAGCCCTTCTGGGCCGAGCGGCAGATCGACGTCGCGCTTCACCGTCACCAGCCGCCGTCCCATCGGCAGCCAGTCGAGTGCCTTGCGCAGGTTCTCGCCGACCACCCCGCCGATCTGGTCGGCATTGGCGACCACGCCGTCGAGCGAGCCGTACTGTGCGAGCCACTTGATGGCGGTCTTCGGTCCTACCTTGGCCACGCCCGGCACATTGTCGACCGTATCGCCGACCAGCGAGAGGTAGTCGACGATCTGCTCCGGCGGAACGCCGAACTTCGCCTGAACCCCCGCGGGATCGAGCGTCTCGTTGCTCATCGTGTTGACCAGCGTCGTCGAGTCGTCGACGAGTTGCGCGAGGTCCTTGTCGCCGGTCGACACGATGGTGCGCATCGCATGCGCGCGCGCGCGGCAGGCCAGCGTGCCGATCACGTCGTCCGCCTCGACGCCCTCGATCATCACGATCGGCCAGCCGAGCGCACGGATGGCCTCGTGGATCGGATCGATCTGCAGCGCGAGGTCGTCCGGCATCGCCGATCGCGTCGCCTTGTATTCCGGATACCAGTCGTCGCGGAAGGTCTTTCCCTTGGCGTCGAACACGCACGCCCTATAATCGGCCGGCACTTCACGCTGCAATCGTCGCAGCATGTTGATCACGCCGTAGATGGCGCCGGTGGGTTCGCCTGCCTTGTTGCGCAGGTCGGGCAGGGCATGGAACGCGCGGTAGAGGTACGACGATGCGTCGACCAGCAGCAGTGTCTTCAAGGAGCGACCAATGCGGGAAAAGATGCCGGCCCTGCTCACACCGTCGGTGGAGCCCGAACTTGCCCGGCGGGTGGAGTCCTCGCGCGAGGCCTGGCGAGTGCTCGAGATTATGTCAGAGTTCATCGAGTCGACCGAACGCCTGACCAACATCGCGCCGGCCGTCAGCCTGTTCGGCAGCGCGCGTACGCCGCCCGATGGCGCGTACTATCTGCTCGCCGAGACGATCGCACGGAACCTGTCCGATGCCGGCTTCGCGGTGATCTCGGGCGGTGGCCCCGGCATCATGGAAGCCGCGAACAAGGGTGCGTACTTCGGACGCAGCCCCAGCGTTGGCCTGAACATCCTGCTGCCGCACGAGCAGAGCGCCAATCCGTACCAGGACGTCAGCCAGACCTTCCGGCACTTCTTCGCGCGCAAGGTCGCGTTCGTGAAGTTCGCCGTCGCCTACGTGGTGCTGCCAGGCGGATTCGGCACGCTGGACGAACTGTTCGAGGCGCTGACCCTGGTGCAGACCGGCAAGACGCGCCGCATGCCGATCATCCTGGTCCACACGCCGTTCTGGAGCGGGCTGATCGACTGGTTCCGAGAGCGACTGGTGGCCGAAGGCATGATCAGTCCGGAGGACGTTGACCTGATCCAGCTGATAGACGACCCCTCGAAGATCACCACGGCGATCTTCGATCACTACGAATCGCGCGGCTTCGCGCCGTCAGCCGAGGAACGCGAGATCCAGTTGAACCTCTGAAAAAGACGGGGGGGTCAGGTCTTGAGTTTTGCATCGGAGATGCAAAACTCAAGACCTGACCCCCCCGTCTTTCCCAGCAGCGAGGCTCAGGAAAGCTGTTTCGAGACCAGTTTGGTCAGGTCGAACATGGATACCTGCTTCTTGCCGCCGAAGATCGGGCCGAGTTTGGCGTCGGCGTTGATGTTGCGGCGGTTGACGCTGTCCTGCAGGCCGTTTTTCTTGATGTAGGCCCAGATCTTCTTCGTGACGTCCGGACGTGACAACGGCTTGTCGCCGACGATCGCCGCGAGCAGCGCGCTCGGCTTCAGTGCGACCATGAACGCAGCGTTGGGCTTGCGTGCGACCTTCTTTTTCGCGACTTTCTTCGGGGCCGCTTTCTTGGCAGCCTTCTTCGCGACCACTTTCTTGACGGCTTTCTTTGCTACTTTCTTTGCGACCTTCTTTGCAGCCTTGGTAGCGGCTTTCTTGGCGGGCTTCTTGGCAGCCATTCAGGATATCTCCATGGAGTGGGTGTGAGTCTTCCGCAGGGCGACCGGTACCGTCGCTACGGAGGACTGTACGGAAGTGTACTCATGCTACGAGAGAAGAATAGGGCTTTTCCGAGCTTTTTGCCTAGGAGCGCACGCAGCGGTGCGGCAAACGCACAACGCTTTCCGATGGCGGCGCGGCCCGAGGTTGCCTAGAATGAGGCTTTGGAGACCCCTGAGGCGCGCCATGCAAAGCCATCCGAATGACCCGTTACCCGCGACTGCGCAGATACCTTCGCCCGTGCGCGGCGTCCTGGCGGCCCTGCTGCTGGCGGCATGTGGCGCCCTGCTGGTGGCATTCCCGGCAGCCGCCCAGCAGCGCCCGTCCAACCTCGAGCCGTTGCCGGACATTCCTCCGCCGCCGCCGGCCACCTTGCAGCTGGCCCCGGGCGTCGAGCCCGAGATCCGTATCATCCGTCGCGACAAAGAGACGGTCGAAGAATTCCGCGTGGGCGGACAGCTCTACATGATGAGGGTCACGCCGGTCGGCGGCGGCACGCCGTACTACCTGGTCGATTACTTCGGCGACGGCAACTTCGCGCGTACCGCGACCTACGACAGCGGCGTGCGGGTGCCGATGTGGGTCATCCGCAGCTGGTAGCCCCGGACGCATGAGAGGCTGCCCGGAACCATGGCCGTATTCACCACCGTCACGCCCGACCAGGCCTCAGCCTGGCTGCTCCGCTATGCGCTCGGCAAGCTGGTTGCACTCGAGGGCATCCAGAGCGGCATCGAGAACACGAACTACTTCCTGACGACCGATGCGGCCGGCCGTGATGCGCGCACGACTGGCGGGCGTTACGTGCTGACGCTGTTCGAGAAGCTCACCGCGACCGAACTGCCGTTCTACCTCGGCCTCATGGCTCACCTGGCTGACCGTGGCGTCCCGACGCCCCGGCCGATGCCCGATGTCGATGGCCGGTGGCTCGGCGAACTCAACGGCAAGCCGGCCGCCATCGTCGCCCGGCTTTCGGGGCGCTCGGTCGCCGCGCCGTCTGAGCAGCAGTGCCACGCCCTCGGACGGATGCTCGGCACGATGCACGCCGCCGGTGTCGACTATCCGCACACGATGCCCAATCCGCGCGGCCCGCACTGGTGGAGCGCAACGGCCCCGAGGCTGGCCGGCTTCCTGCCGCCGGACGACTGGCGCATGCTCGAGAACGAGATCGCCTTCCAGGCGAGCCATCGCTTCGACCGCCTGCCGCGCGGGCCGATCCATGCCGACCTGTTTCGCGACAACGTGCTGTTCGAGGATGGCAGCGCCGAGGTGGGCGGCATCATCGATTTCTACTTCGCCTGCACCGACGTACTGCTGTTCGATGTCGCGGTCGCGGTGAACGACTGGTGCCGGGCCGATTACGGCGATCCGTCCGCAGGCATCGATGCGCACGCGGCCGCCGCGCTGCTCCAAGGGTATGCCGCCGTGCGTCCTTTCGGCGATACCGAACGCCTCGTCTGGCCGGCCATGCTTCGTGCCGGCGCACTCCGGTTCTGGGTGTCGCGGCTGTTCGATTTCCACCTGCCGCGGCCGGGAGAACTGGTACACGCGCACGATCCGGCCCATTTCCGCGACCTGCTGTCCTGGCATGTCGCATCGCCGGGGCGCATCGCGCTCCCGGGCGCCTGAGCCGCCGATGACTACCGACGACCCGAGGATGGTTGCACCGATGCCGATCCCGCGCGTGCTGCGCGCGCTCAGGGGCGCGCAATGGCTGGTCAACGCTTATGCGCTGTACCGGCGCAATCCCGGCGCCTGGGTGCTTTTCCTGCTGGCGCTGCTGGCCGCGATGGTACTCACCAGTCAGCTGAAGGTGATCGGTCCGCTGGTGTTCGGCCTGGTGTTCCCGGTGTTCAGCGTCGGCATTGCGCTGGCCGCGCAGGCGGCTGACCGCGGTGAGCCGGTCGTGCCGGCGCATTTCTTCGGCGGTTTCCGATCGTCGATCGGCGACCTCGTCGCGATCGGTGGCATCTACCTGATCGGCCAGCTGATGATCGTTGGTTTGATGATGGCGATCGGCGGCGCGCAGGTGGCGCAGGAAATGGCGGCCGGGATGGGGCCCGGGGGCGGGCCTTCTCCGGCCCCGGCACCCGGCGCGCCAGCCGTGGTGAGTGGGGCGATGGCGCT comes from Rhodocyclaceae bacterium and encodes:
- a CDS encoding TIGR00730 family Rossman fold protein — its product is MPALLTPSVEPELARRVESSREAWRVLEIMSEFIESTERLTNIAPAVSLFGSARTPPDGAYYLLAETIARNLSDAGFAVISGGGPGIMEAANKGAYFGRSPSVGLNILLPHEQSANPYQDVSQTFRHFFARKVAFVKFAVAYVVLPGGFGTLDELFEALTLVQTGKTRRMPIILVHTPFWSGLIDWFRERLVAEGMISPEDVDLIQLIDDPSKITTAIFDHYESRGFAPSAEEREIQLNL
- a CDS encoding homoserine kinase, with translation MAVFTTVTPDQASAWLLRYALGKLVALEGIQSGIENTNYFLTTDAAGRDARTTGGRYVLTLFEKLTATELPFYLGLMAHLADRGVPTPRPMPDVDGRWLGELNGKPAAIVARLSGRSVAAPSEQQCHALGRMLGTMHAAGVDYPHTMPNPRGPHWWSATAPRLAGFLPPDDWRMLENEIAFQASHRFDRLPRGPIHADLFRDNVLFEDGSAEVGGIIDFYFACTDVLLFDVAVAVNDWCRADYGDPSAGIDAHAAAALLQGYAAVRPFGDTERLVWPAMLRAGALRFWVSRLFDFHLPRPGELVHAHDPAHFRDLLSWHVASPGRIALPGA
- a CDS encoding DUF2782 domain-containing protein; translated protein: MRGVLAALLLAACGALLVAFPAAAQQRPSNLEPLPDIPPPPPATLQLAPGVEPEIRIIRRDKETVEEFRVGGQLYMMRVTPVGGGTPYYLVDYFGDGNFARTATYDSGVRVPMWVIRSW
- the polA gene encoding DNA polymerase I, with protein sequence MNSDIISSTRQASREDSTRRASSGSTDGVSRAGIFSRIGRSLKTLLLVDASSYLYRAFHALPDLRNKAGEPTGAIYGVINMLRRLQREVPADYRACVFDAKGKTFRDDWYPEYKATRSAMPDDLALQIDPIHEAIRALGWPIVMIEGVEADDVIGTLACRARAHAMRTIVSTGDKDLAQLVDDSTTLVNTMSNETLDPAGVQAKFGVPPEQIVDYLSLVGDTVDNVPGVAKVGPKTAIKWLAQYGSLDGVVANADQIGGVVGENLRKALDWLPMGRRLVTVKRDVDLPLGPEGLAPVDPDDAKLAELFERFEFKSWLAEVKAARHPEANGGNLKGSDTATAAQRLPARQWAHDPAPIPQAASIERHYECVTTDERLDAWIARIEAAPLTAVDTETTSLEPMNAELVGISLSTAPGVACYVPVGHRYPGAPDQLAREHVLARLRHWLEGDAFPKVGQNLKYDAHIFANHGVQLAGIAHDTLLQSYVLESHRRHDMDDLALRHLGETTITYEQVAGKGAKQIGFAEVSIERATEYAAEDADITLRLHHVLYPQVAAIEPIDRLYREIEIPVARVLQTVERTGVLVDVQLLNRQSNELGIKLLDVERRAHEAAGQPFNLNSPKQIQEILFGKLGMPVIRKTAGGTPSTDEDVLTELALDYPLPKLLLEHRSLSKLKSTYTDKLPRMVNARTGRVHTNYAQAVAVTGRLSSNEPNLQNIPVRTAEGRRIREAFVAPPGSVIVSADYSQIELRIMAHLSGDKGLLDAFAAGEDIHRATAAEIFATAPAEVSSEQRRYAKVINFGLIYGMSAFGLAAQLGIERSAAQQYIDRYFMRYPGVADYMRRTREAAHQAGFVETVFGRRLYLPDIQSSNQGRRQGAERAAINAPMQGTAADLIKLAMIAVDRHLREAKMASRIIMQVHDELVLEVPDPERPAIAEALPRLMNGVATLAVPLLVEVGTGPNWETAH